In Sandaracinaceae bacterium, the DNA window CTCTGCTTCGGACAGGCCCACGGAGGAGGCCGCGCGCACAGCACGGCTCCCGTGGCGATGCCCGCGCTTGCGGGGGCGGCTCAGCTCGCCGTCGGGATGACGCACTCCTGCGCCAGGATGGGCGACGGCACGGTGCGTTGCTGGGGCAGCAATTTTCGCGGTCAACTTGGCGACGGAACCACCGTGGATCACCTGGAACCCATGCCCGTCCCCGGGCTCACCGGGGTCGAGCAGGTCGCCGTGGGCGCGTTCTCGAGCTGTGCGCGCATGCTCGACGAAACCGTGCGGTGCTGGGGATACAACGGCCTCGGCGCTCTCGGCCTCGACCCTTCGCAGGAGGTGGTGGCCACCCCGACGCAGGTCCCGTCCCTCGCGAACGTGGCGCACGTCGCCATGGGCGAGTTTCACCGCTGCGTCCGGCGCACGGACGGATTGGTTCTTTGCTGGGGCGGTCGCTACTGGTCGCAGATCGGCGACGGCGTCGGGGGAGGCGACGCGGAAGCACTGGCACCCCAGCCCGTGCTTTTGCGCACGCTGCCCCCCGTGGAGCAGCTCGCCGTGGGTCAGCGCCACTCGTGCGGATTGCTCCCGGGCGGCGCGCTCCGCTGCTGGGGATACAACGTGGGCGGAGGTCTCGGCGACGGTACACGCGAGGATCGCGCGACACCGGTCGCCGTGCGCTGAAGGAGGCCTCGCAGGAAGGCCAACTGGTTGACACCATCGACGCTGCCTCTAAGACAGTCGGATGGCCGACACCGTCATTCACCGCAGCGTTGCGAACCTCCGGCTGATCGGCATCGCGGAGGGCATCTCGTTCCTCCTGCTGCTGGGCGTGGGCATGCCGCTCAAGTACTACGCCGGAATCCCCATGGCGGTGCGCGTGATGGGCAGCCTGCACGGGTTGCTGTTCGTGCTGTTCCTGATCGCGCTCTCGTATGCCGGCAGCAAGCGCGACTGGGCGCCGCAGACGTCGTTGTCGTTCTTGGTCGCGTCGGTGCTGCCCTTTGGGTTCTTGATGGTGGACGGCCGGCTCAAGCGCGAGATGATCGCTCCGTAGCCCCGCCCGCGGGGGCCTGCTATGGCCTGCCGTGCTCGACGATCTCTCCCCCCTGAGCGGCGGCCTCCAGCGCGCCACGGCGACCACGGACGTGGCGCTGCGTGCGCTCGCGGGCGAGGCGCGTGTGGACCTGGCGGGGCTGCCGCCCGGCGCGGCGGCGCTGCTGTTGGTGAAGGCCAGCAAGGCCCACGCGGGCCCCATGCTGGTGGTCACGGCGGACACGGACGCCATGCGCCGCACGGCCGAGAGCCTGCGCTTCTTCCTGGGCGAGAGCGACGCGGTGCGCACCGAGGTGCTGCACTTCCCGAGCGCGGACACGTCGCCCTTCTTGGACGTGGCCTCGGACCGGCGCGCGACGATGGACCGGCTCGCCGCGCTCTTTCACATGGCGCAGGGGCTGCCCTGGCGCTTCCTGGTGGTCTCGGCGGCCGCCCTCATTCGCAAGGTGGCGCCGCGCGAGGCCATCACGTCGCGCTCCAAGTGGGTGCGAGCCGAGGACGAGCTCGACCGCGACGAGCTGATCCGCGTGCTGGCCGACGGCGGCTACCTGCGCGTGCCGGTGGCCGAGGACCCGGGCACGTTCGCGGTGCGCGGCGGCATCATCGACGTGTATGCGCCGCATGCGCCCTACCCCGCGCGCATCGAGCTGGACGACTGGCTGGTCACCAGCATCAAGTACTTCGACCCCGACACGCAGCGCACGGTGTCGGAGACCAAGGGCATCTTCGTGCACCCGGTGCGCGAGACGCTGCTGGGCGACGCCGAGGTGGCGCTGGCGCGGCAGCGCATCCGCACCCTGTGCGACGACGTGAACTGGCCCACCAAGAAGACGCTGGCGCTCTTGGACGACATCTCCGCCGGGCGCATGTTCTATGGCCTGGACGGGCTCTTGCCCGCGTTCTATCCGGCGCTCCAGACCATCTTCGAGTACATCCCCGGCGACGCCCGCGTGGTGTACCTGGACCCGGTGATGTGCCACCGGACCATCCGTGACGAGCGGGAGCAGGCGCGCAACGACCACGGCGCCAAGGTGGCCGAGGGCGCGCCCACGTATGCGCTGCGGGACCACTACCTGGACGAGGCCGAGCTGAGCGTGCGGCTCGAGGCGCGGCCCGTGGCGGCGTTCCACCGCATGGTGTTCACGGGGCGGCCGAGCGAAGACGCCTCGCCGCTGGCCATCTACGAGCACTGCCAGGAAGACAGCGTGCTGCACCTGGGCGCCACGGACCACGCCGCGCTGGTGGGTGAGCTGAAGGCCGCCAAGGGTGGCAGCGGCCGCGAAGAGGGCCTGGCTCCGGGCGCGCGCAACGCACAGCGCTGGCTGGACGCGGGCATGCGTGTGCTGTTCGTGGCGCGCAACCACACCCAGGCCGAGCGCCTGCGCACGCTGCTCACGCAATACGACGTGCCCACCACGGGCAAGCCCGCGCCCTTCGAGCCCGGCATGATCGAGGGGCGCCCGCCACAAGCCGCGCAGATCAGCGTGGGCGCGCTGTCCGACGGCTTCGTGATGCCCACCGAGGGCCTGGTGTGCATCACCGAGGGCGAGATCTTCGGCACGCAGACGCGCAAGCGCGCGCCGCGCAAGCAGAAGGGGCGCGACACCGAGGCGTTCCTCGAAGACCTGCGCCAGCTCGAGGTGGGCGACTTCGTGGTGCACTCCGACCACGGCGTGGGGCGCTACCTGGGCATCGAGCGCAAGTCGCTGGGGCAGAGCCAGTTCGAGCGCTACGTGGGCAACGAAGAGCGCTACGTGGAGGTGCTGGTCGTCGAGTACAAAGACGGCGCGCGCCTCCTGCTGCCCGTCACGCGCCTGAACCTGCTGCAGAAGTTCGCGGCGGGCGACACGCACACGCCCAAGCTGGACCGCCTGGGCGGCAGCACCTTCAGCAAGACCAAGGGCAAGGTCGAGCGCGCCGTGAAGCAGCTGGCGGAAGACCTGCTGAAGCTCTACGCCGAGCGCGCCGCCGCCGAGCGCGTGGCCGTGCCGCCGCCCGACCGCAGCTACGCGGAGTTCGAGGCCACGTTCCCGTACGAGGAGACGCGCGACCAGCTGGCCGCCATCGACGACGTGATGGCGGACCTCGACGGCGGCAAGCCCATGGACCGCCTGGTGTGCGGTGACGTGGGCTTCGGCAAGACCGAGGTGGCCCTGCGCGCGGCCTTCCGCGTGGCCATGGCGGGCCGCCAGGTGGCCGTGCTGTGCCCCACCACGGTGCTGGCGCAGCAGCACTACAACAACTTCGCCGCGCGCATGAGCGACTACCCGCTGCGCGTGGGTGTGCTCTCGCGCTTCGTGGACAAGGCCGAGCAGTCCGATGTCCTGAGCGGGCTCAAGGAGGGCAAGGTCGACATCGTGATCGGCACCCACCGCCTGCTGAGCAAGGACGTGCACTTCAAGCACCTGGGGCTCCTGGTGGTGGACGAAGAGCAGCGCTTCGGTGTGTCGCACAAGGAGCGCATCAAGAACCTGCGCAAGAGCGTGGACGTGCTCACTTTGTCCGCTACCCCGATCCCGCGCACGTTGCAGATGGCCATCGGCGGCATGCGGGACCTCAGCCTGATCACCAGCGCGCCGGTGGACCGCCGGGCCGTGCGCACCTTCGCGTGCCGCTGGGACGACCACACCATCCGCGAGGCCATCCTGCGCGAGATGAACCGCGGTGGGCAGGCCTTCTTCGTCTACAACCGCATCGACGGGCTGTACGAGCGCGCGGACCGCCTCAAGAAGCTGCTGCCCGACGTGCGCATCGCCGTGGCCCACGGCCAGATGGGCGAGGTGGCGCTCGAGCAGACCATGACGGACTTCATCGAGGGCCGCTACGACGTGCTTTGCTCCACGGCCATCATCGAGTCGGGCATCGACATCCCACGCGCCAACACCATGATCATCGACCGCGCCGACACGTTCGGGCTCTCGCAGCTCTACCAGCTGCGCGGGCGCGTGGGCCGCAGCCGTGAGCGCGCCTACTGCTACCTGCTGACGCCGCCGCCCTCCACGCTGAGCGACGAGGCCCGCTCGCGCATCGAGGCCCTCGAGCGCTTCACGGAGCTGGGCTCGGGTTTCAAGGTGGCCTCGCTCGACATGGAGCTGCGCGGCGCGGGTGACCTCCTGGGCGCCGAGCAGAGCGGCAGCGTGTCGCAGGTGGGCTTCGACATGTTCGTGCACATGCTGGAGCAGGCCGTGGCCGAGCTGCGCGGCGAAGAGGTGGTGGCGGACTTCGACACCGAGATGACCGTGGCCCTCGAGCACTACCTGCCCGACGACTACATCGAGGACGTGGGCCTGCGCCTCTCGCTCTACAAGCGCCTGGCCTCGGCGCGCGACGAGCAGCGCGTGGACGACCTGGCCATCGAGATGGAGGACCGCTTCGGGCCGCCGCCGCAGCCCGCGCGCGACCTGTTGCGCGTGATGGCGCTGCGCCCGCTGCTGCGCGAGTACCGCATCCTCGGCTGCGAGGCCGACGAGCGCCGCGTGACGCTGCACCTGCGCGAAGACACGCCGCTCGACCCGTCGAAGGTCATGGGCCTGGTGGGCCAGCCGCGCAGCCCGTGGAAGCTCTCCCCCGACATGAAGCTCACGCACCACCGCGACCCGAACAGCAGCCAGAACAAGCTGGATGGCGTGGACCACGTGCGCGACGTCTTGCGCGTGCTCCCTTCTCTCTGCAAAGACAGCTGACCATGACCGACCCCAAGCGCTCCCTCGATGCCATCTTCGACGCCGACCGGGCCATGCGCCAGGCCGAGACCCAGCTGCTCTCGAGCGGCAAGCAGGGCCTGGTGCGCGTGCTCACCAGCGCCATCGCCGAGGCCAAGGAGTTGGCCGCGCGCAACCCTGTCGAGGCCGGAATGCGCCTCGAGCGCCTGGCCGACCTGTGCGCCCAGGTGCCCGGCCCCGAAATGACCGACGCCCTGATCGGCATCCTGGACCACGACGAGGCCCCTGTGCGCATCGCTGCCGGTGAGGCCCTGCTGGACGTGGCCTACGAGTACTACGCCGAGGTGGCGCGCGGCATCGAGCGCGCCCTCGACCGCGGCCACCGTGGCCTCGCCATGAGCGAGCTGCCGCACGTGCTGGCCGAGGTGGGCGAGCCCAGCGCCATCGCGCTGATGAAGCGCTTCCTGGCCACCGGCGACCCCGAGATCATCGCGTCGACCATCGAGGCATTCGTCACCCTGGACGACCCGGACGCCATCAGCGCCATCGAGCCGTTCGTGGACGACGAGCGCACGGTGGCCTTCGACGAGGCCGACGACGAGACGGGCGCCACGCTGGGCGAGCTCGCGCAGGAGGCCATCGAGGCCCTGGGCGGCGGCGAAGAGGACTGACGCGCGACGCGGTCTCGAAGCGCCCCATTCGGCGCGCTTCGTGGGGGGAGCGGTTCGGTGCCATGTCGAGGACGTCCAGCGCATCATTGAGCGCCTCGACGTCGTGAAGTGGAGCCAGAGATCGTAGTCCGCGGTGAGGACGGGGAGTCCGTAGGCCACCAGAGCACGCCTGCCGATGAGGACCGCTCGCGCTCCGCTGCGCTCTGAGGCGGCGAATAGCTCGTGTTCATCATGGATACCGGCATGCATCAGAGACACCGCAGCTCATTGGCCTATGGGAATCACGAGCGGGTATAGAAGTGTCGGGTTTGCGGTTCTTAGAAATGTCGGGTCCCCGAAGGTCGGAGGTTCGCGCACATGTCTGCCGCCTACCTGACCATGAACCTCATCGTCGCGCAGCAAGAGCACGAGACCGCAGCGAGGCTCGAGAAGGCCCGCACTTACCGCGAACGGCAGCTGCTCAAAGACCGTTTGGGTCATGTCGCTGCAGCCCACTGAGCCCTCCCCGCACGGCCTAGATGACGGCCTTGCCTACATTCTCAGCGACATTTCCATGGAACGCAGAAGCCGCCATTTCCAATGCACTTTGACAACGCTGTCGGTCAGCGCCGTTGTCACGGTGCGCGGGATCCGTCACCCTCGGCGGAGTCAAGGAGGCCCATGGCACGCACTCGAACCCGACATTCTCCTCACCTGGCGTTGAAGCGCACGCACCGCGTCACACAGGCTCGGACTCGGGCCGCAGCGCTCCGACGCTTTCTTGCGCTGTCGTTGGTCGCGGCGCTCACCAGCTCCTTCGTCGCGTGCTCGAGCGGTGACGCTCCCACGCCCACGCCGCCGTCGACGCCGCCCCCTCCGTCGTCGACGCCGCACGCGCCGGAAGCGCCGATAGCCGTACCTCCCGAACCGACGACTGCAGCGCCAGTCGCACCAGGTGCATCCGACACTGGAGAAGGGTCGCTAGACACGCCTGCGCCATCCGGAGACGCCGTCGCGAACGCTGGCGAAGGAGAAGGAGAAGGAGCGGACGTAGCCACGCGCCCGGCGGGCGCCATCGCGCTGCCCATCGAGGACGCGAGCGTCTTGTCCGGCACCCGCCCCATGGGATGCGAGCTGCTGGCGATCGAGGGTGGCCATGTGCTCCGCTCGGACTGGCAGCGCGGCGCGCCCGACTGGGCGGCCGAGATGGTGACGAACGCGACGCGGCGGGGCGTCTTCCTGCGCGAGGCTCCCGCGGACCAAGCGGCCCGGCTGCCGGCTCTGGGTGACCTGTACGTGTGGACACCCGACGGCCCCTGCCGCGTCACCCTCGGACCGCTGCAAGTCTACGCATCGAGCGAAGCGCACGAGCCCGACCCCGCGCACGCGGTGAGCGGCTGCGGGGACGTGGTGGCACCGCTGGCCATGAAGTGCAGCACGCCACCCCCTGCGCTGCGCTGGGTGCCCATCGTGCACGAGCGCACCCGTGTCCTGCGGGGAGACGCACCGTCGGGCGATCGGCTCCTCGACGCCCAGCGCCGGGCCTTTCCACCGAGCGGCGAAGACGCGGCGTGGCAGCGCGAGGAGTGGGAAGCGGCCCAAGCCCAACTGGCAGCGGGGGAGGTGCAGCTCATGCATCGCGCGCGGATCTCTCAGATAGAGGCGCCCGAGTCGTCGGGCGTGGTGGAAGCGCTGACGTTCATCGACGTCCAGTGGGCGTTCTACGCAGGGAGCTCGCCGGCAGGGAGCTGCCCGACGGAACTCTTCAGCTACGAGAGCTATGCGCGCGTGGGGAGCGAGGTCACGCGCCTCCATCAGACCTTCCGTGGCGTCGAAGGCGGTCTCCACGACGGTCGTCGCTTCGTCGCGCTGATCTGGAAGGGCGCCGGGCTCGCGGAGCACTGCGAGGGCGCCGCGTCCTGCATGGCCACGCGCCTCGCGTTCCGTCGCGCCAGCAACCGGTTCCGCGCGGACGCGAGGGGCACGTACGCGCGCGGTATGAGTGACACGTCCAGCTTCGAGCCGTTGGCCTACAGCAACCACCGCTGCGGCGAGTGAGCCACGGTCAAGAGTTCGCCTTCACCTGGGGGCGGAATGATCGTGACTTGTGACGGGTCGCTAGCGCACCACACGCACGTTCAGGCGCTGCGCGAGCCGCCACCGCCCGAAGAGCGACCGCCGCCGCCGCCACCACCGGAGCGGCTGCCGCCACCCCCACCGCCGCCGCCGCCCGAGCGGCCACCGCCGCCGCCGCCGGAGCGACCGCCACCACCTCCGCCACCACCCGGGCGACCGCCGCCACCGCCACCACCGCCCGAGCGACCGCCGCTACCCGGGCGACCACCCGTGCGACCGCCACCCGGACGACCACCACCGCCGCCGCCACCCGAGCGACCACCGCCGCCACCGAGCGGACGCGAGGCACCCGGCGACGAGCGCCCCTGCAGGTCCGTGACCGGCGGCAGCCCACGCTGCGGCGGGTACGGGTGATCTTCCACGCGTTCCACGTGGCGCTTCATCAGGCGCTCGATGTCCGCCAGGAAGGGGCGGTCCTCGTCTTCGCACAGCGCCCAGGCGATGCCGGTCTCTTCGGCGCGGCCGGTACGACCGATGCGGTGCACGTAGGTCTCGGGCACGTTCGGCAGGTCGAAGTTGATGACGTGCGACACGCCGCTCACGTCGATGCCGCGGGCTGCGAGGTCGGTGGCCACCAGCACGGGCAGCGAGCCGTCGCGGAAGCCGTCCATGGCCCGCGTGCGTGCGTTCTGCGACTTGTTGCCGTGGATGGCCTGCGCCGAGATCTTGGCCTTCTCGAGGTGCTCCACGATGCGGTTGGCGCCGTGCTTGGTGCGCGTGAACACCAGCGTGCGGGTCACCTCGGGGCGCTTCAGCAGGTCCACCAGCAGGCTGCGCTTGTCACCGTGGTCCACGAAGAACACCTGCTGCGTGACCAGCTCGGTGGCCGACGACACGGGCGCCACGGCCACGCTCACCGGGTCCGTGAGCAGCGACTCGGCCAGCTCGCGGATGACGGGCGGCATGGTGGCCGAGAAGAACAGCGTCTGGCGCTTCTGAGGCAACGCCTTCACCACGCGCTTCACGTCGGGCAGGAAGCCCATGTCCAGCATGCGGTCGGCCTCGTCCAGCACGAAGATCTCGACCTTGGTGAGGTTGACGTGGCCCTGGCCCATGAGGTCCAGCAGGCGGCCGGGCGTGGCGATGAGCACGTCCACGCCGCGCTTCAGCTCCGCGATCTGCGGGTTCTCCTTCACGCCGCCGAAGATCACCGTGTGCCAGAGATCCAGGTTCTCGCCGTAGGTGGCGAAGCTCTCACCAATCTGGGCGGCCAGCTCGCGGGTGGGGGTGAGCACCAGGGCGCGGATGGCGGGGTCGTCGCCGGCGGTGGCGTCGATGCGCTGGAGTACGGGCAGCGCGAAGGCCGCCGTCTTCCCGGTGCCGGTCTGGGCACAGCCCAGGAGGTCGCGCCCGGCCACCACGGAGGGAATGGCGGCGCGCTGGATGGGGGTGGGATTCTCGTACCCGGCGGCCGCGACGGCGCGCACCAGGGGATCGATCAAGCCGAGCTCTGCAAAAGTCACGGCGCTGCGTCGCACATTGGGGCGCAGACGCAAGGCCTCGCGCCGTGAGTCAGAGCTCCAAGAGGTCGTCGCAACCGCTTCCGTCAGCGCCCGGAATCACGATCTCCACGATCTGCCTGTCGATGAAGGTGCTGCCGTCACCGCGGAACAAGAGCTCCAGCCGGAAGCGCTGCGGGCCCACGCCGGGGGCCACCACGCCATTGCGTAGCGCCACGCGGTAGACCAGCAGCGTGCCGGCGCGCACGCCCAGGAAGGCCTGCCCTGGCACGTCGATGCCGCTGACCCCGTCGGCCGGGATGGCGCGCGCCGGGACGATGCCGTCGATGAACTGCAGCACGTCCACGCCGTCGTTGCGGTCGGGATCCTGGGCGATCACGGAGATGTCCTGGATGACCGTGCTCGCGAAGGTGCGGATGGCGTCCACCACGCCCGTGGAGAGGCGCTCGCCGGACTCGCCGATGTCGAACACCAAGGGCTGCCCGCGGTCGTCCACGGCGCCCGTCATGGTGGCCAGGCGTCTCAGGGGCGGCGCCGGCGCGCCCCCTCCCGAGTCGAAGCCGAGCACGCGCGCGTTGATGGCGTCGAGCGCGCCCAGCGTTTCGTCCCAGGTGTGTGGCGTGGGCGAGATGCCGCGGTAGTTGGAC includes these proteins:
- the mfd gene encoding transcription-repair coupling factor, with translation MLDDLSPLSGGLQRATATTDVALRALAGEARVDLAGLPPGAAALLLVKASKAHAGPMLVVTADTDAMRRTAESLRFFLGESDAVRTEVLHFPSADTSPFLDVASDRRATMDRLAALFHMAQGLPWRFLVVSAAALIRKVAPREAITSRSKWVRAEDELDRDELIRVLADGGYLRVPVAEDPGTFAVRGGIIDVYAPHAPYPARIELDDWLVTSIKYFDPDTQRTVSETKGIFVHPVRETLLGDAEVALARQRIRTLCDDVNWPTKKTLALLDDISAGRMFYGLDGLLPAFYPALQTIFEYIPGDARVVYLDPVMCHRTIRDEREQARNDHGAKVAEGAPTYALRDHYLDEAELSVRLEARPVAAFHRMVFTGRPSEDASPLAIYEHCQEDSVLHLGATDHAALVGELKAAKGGSGREEGLAPGARNAQRWLDAGMRVLFVARNHTQAERLRTLLTQYDVPTTGKPAPFEPGMIEGRPPQAAQISVGALSDGFVMPTEGLVCITEGEIFGTQTRKRAPRKQKGRDTEAFLEDLRQLEVGDFVVHSDHGVGRYLGIERKSLGQSQFERYVGNEERYVEVLVVEYKDGARLLLPVTRLNLLQKFAAGDTHTPKLDRLGGSTFSKTKGKVERAVKQLAEDLLKLYAERAAAERVAVPPPDRSYAEFEATFPYEETRDQLAAIDDVMADLDGGKPMDRLVCGDVGFGKTEVALRAAFRVAMAGRQVAVLCPTTVLAQQHYNNFAARMSDYPLRVGVLSRFVDKAEQSDVLSGLKEGKVDIVIGTHRLLSKDVHFKHLGLLVVDEEQRFGVSHKERIKNLRKSVDVLTLSATPIPRTLQMAIGGMRDLSLITSAPVDRRAVRTFACRWDDHTIREAILREMNRGGQAFFVYNRIDGLYERADRLKKLLPDVRIAVAHGQMGEVALEQTMTDFIEGRYDVLCSTAIIESGIDIPRANTMIIDRADTFGLSQLYQLRGRVGRSRERAYCYLLTPPPSTLSDEARSRIEALERFTELGSGFKVASLDMELRGAGDLLGAEQSGSVSQVGFDMFVHMLEQAVAELRGEEVVADFDTEMTVALEHYLPDDYIEDVGLRLSLYKRLASARDEQRVDDLAIEMEDRFGPPPQPARDLLRVMALRPLLREYRILGCEADERRVTLHLREDTPLDPSKVMGLVGQPRSPWKLSPDMKLTHHRDPNSSQNKLDGVDHVRDVLRVLPSLCKDS
- a CDS encoding DEAD/DEAH box helicase, coding for MTFAELGLIDPLVRAVAAAGYENPTPIQRAAIPSVVAGRDLLGCAQTGTGKTAAFALPVLQRIDATAGDDPAIRALVLTPTRELAAQIGESFATYGENLDLWHTVIFGGVKENPQIAELKRGVDVLIATPGRLLDLMGQGHVNLTKVEIFVLDEADRMLDMGFLPDVKRVVKALPQKRQTLFFSATMPPVIRELAESLLTDPVSVAVAPVSSATELVTQQVFFVDHGDKRSLLVDLLKRPEVTRTLVFTRTKHGANRIVEHLEKAKISAQAIHGNKSQNARTRAMDGFRDGSLPVLVATDLAARGIDVSGVSHVINFDLPNVPETYVHRIGRTGRAEETGIAWALCEDEDRPFLADIERLMKRHVERVEDHPYPPQRGLPPVTDLQGRSSPGASRPLGGGGGRSGGGGGGGRPGGGRTGGRPGSGGRSGGGGGGGGRPGGGGGGGGRSGGGGGGRSGGGGGGGGGSRSGGGGGGGRSSGGGGSRSA
- a CDS encoding DUF3817 domain-containing protein translates to MADTVIHRSVANLRLIGIAEGISFLLLLGVGMPLKYYAGIPMAVRVMGSLHGLLFVLFLIALSYAGSKRDWAPQTSLSFLVASVLPFGFLMVDGRLKREMIAP